One window of the Carnobacterium maltaromaticum DSM 20342 genome contains the following:
- the icd gene encoding NADP-dependent isocitrate dehydrogenase — MSQGTKIEFEHGQLKVPNFPIIPFIEGDGIGPEIWQAAKAVFEAAVSKAYGNERKVIWQEVFAGEKAFNSTGNWLPDETLEIIKSHYVAIKGPLTTPIGGGFRSLNVTLRQTLDLYICYRPVRYFKGVPSPMRHPELTDMQIFRENTEDIYAGIEFAAGSPEANKLIAFLKNEFNVDKIRFPESSAIGVKPVSKEGTERLVRSAIQHALSHKRKSVTLVHKGNIMKFTEGGFKNWGYELAEKEFGKDVFTWTKYQKIKEEQGKNQAEEAYKQALAEGKLIIKDKIADIFLQEILIHPADYDVIATLNLNGDYISDALAAQVGGIGIAPGANLNEETGHGIFEATHGTAPEFAGLNQLNPSSLLLSGALLFDYLGWGEVAELITSSIEQAIANKTVTMDFARQMPQATELSCSGFGEELVKLIQASSLQ; from the coding sequence ATGAGTCAAGGTACAAAAATCGAATTTGAACATGGTCAACTAAAGGTGCCTAATTTTCCGATTATTCCATTTATTGAAGGCGACGGGATTGGTCCGGAAATTTGGCAAGCAGCTAAAGCGGTATTTGAAGCAGCGGTTTCAAAGGCGTATGGGAATGAACGGAAAGTAATCTGGCAAGAAGTATTCGCTGGTGAGAAGGCTTTTAATTCAACTGGGAATTGGTTGCCTGACGAGACATTGGAAATTATAAAAAGTCATTATGTGGCGATTAAAGGGCCATTAACCACTCCAATTGGAGGTGGATTTAGGTCACTTAATGTTACTTTAAGGCAAACCTTAGATTTGTATATTTGCTATCGTCCAGTTCGTTATTTCAAAGGAGTACCTTCGCCTATGCGTCATCCAGAATTAACGGATATGCAAATATTTAGAGAAAATACGGAAGATATCTATGCTGGAATTGAGTTTGCAGCAGGTAGTCCTGAAGCAAATAAGTTAATTGCCTTTTTAAAAAATGAGTTTAATGTTGATAAAATTAGATTTCCTGAGTCCTCGGCAATTGGAGTGAAGCCAGTTTCAAAAGAAGGAACAGAACGTTTAGTCCGAAGTGCAATTCAGCATGCACTTTCTCATAAACGTAAGTCCGTTACTTTAGTTCATAAAGGTAATATTATGAAATTTACTGAAGGTGGTTTTAAAAATTGGGGTTATGAGTTAGCTGAAAAAGAATTTGGTAAGGATGTATTTACTTGGACTAAGTATCAAAAAATTAAAGAAGAGCAAGGCAAAAACCAGGCAGAAGAAGCCTATAAACAAGCTTTAGCAGAAGGTAAATTAATCATTAAAGACAAGATTGCCGATATTTTTCTGCAAGAAATCTTGATTCATCCAGCTGATTACGATGTGATTGCTACGTTGAATTTAAATGGAGATTATATTTCAGATGCACTAGCAGCGCAAGTTGGAGGCATTGGAATTGCACCGGGAGCTAATTTAAATGAGGAAACAGGTCACGGTATTTTTGAAGCGACACATGGAACAGCACCTGAATTTGCTGGCTTAAATCAATTGAATCCCTCATCTTTATTACTATCAGGTGCGTTATTATTTGATTATCTAGGCTGGGGAGAAGTTGCTGAGTTGATTACGTCAAGTATTGAACAAGCCATTGCAAATAAAACTGTTACGATGGATTTTGCGAGACAGATGCCTCAGGCAACTGAACTTAGTTGTTCTGGATTTGGTGAAGAGTTAGTTAAGCTGATTCAGGCTAGTTCATTGCAATAA
- a CDS encoding FtsW/RodA/SpoVE family cell cycle protein, whose translation MKKLKNIDYYIFIPYIVLSVFGVLMVYSASSFAATIAPINAAPDTFFKQQGVFVLLGFFVTMFVLLFKYELFKSKRLMMSAVMVILVMLLYLFFFGKELNGAAGWLRIAGISVQPAEYAKIVIIWYFAFIFSKKQKGIVHEFRKTITPPVTIFLIFLALIIMQPDIGGAGIILVIGVVMIFASGVSASLGISLGIAGMALIYGILELVKVYGTKLFFLQEYQYDRFLAFWDPFSVSDTAGTQLINSYYALSRGGLFGVGIGQSVQKTGYLPEPFTDFIISILGEELGLVGVLVVVSIFVFLILRIYLIGIRAKDAFGSLLCIGIATMLLVQGFINLGGVIGLLPITGVTFPFISYGGSSTLVLTISIGLVLNVSATEKINQQKRIAEKRN comes from the coding sequence ATGAAAAAATTAAAAAATATTGATTATTATATCTTTATCCCTTACATTGTACTGTCAGTTTTTGGGGTTCTTATGGTTTATAGTGCAAGTAGTTTTGCAGCAACCATTGCGCCGATTAATGCGGCACCAGACACTTTTTTTAAACAACAAGGCGTCTTTGTTTTATTAGGCTTTTTTGTTACGATGTTCGTTTTACTTTTTAAATATGAACTTTTCAAATCAAAGCGATTAATGATGTCCGCAGTGATGGTTATTTTAGTGATGCTATTATACCTTTTTTTCTTTGGAAAAGAGTTGAATGGAGCCGCAGGATGGCTAAGGATTGCAGGGATTAGTGTGCAGCCAGCCGAATATGCTAAGATTGTCATTATTTGGTATTTTGCTTTTATTTTTTCTAAGAAACAAAAAGGAATTGTTCATGAATTTAGGAAAACAATCACTCCACCGGTGACGATCTTTTTGATTTTCTTAGCTTTAATTATTATGCAGCCAGATATTGGTGGAGCTGGAATTATCTTGGTAATCGGTGTGGTCATGATTTTTGCTAGTGGGGTTTCTGCTTCTTTAGGGATATCATTAGGAATTGCAGGCATGGCCTTAATTTATGGGATTTTAGAACTTGTAAAGGTTTATGGCACGAAGCTCTTTTTTTTACAAGAGTATCAATATGATCGTTTTCTGGCTTTTTGGGACCCTTTTTCAGTTTCTGACACAGCGGGCACACAGTTAATTAATTCATACTATGCGCTAAGTCGAGGTGGCTTATTCGGGGTTGGGATTGGACAGAGTGTTCAAAAAACGGGTTATTTGCCAGAACCGTTTACCGATTTTATTATTTCTATTTTAGGCGAAGAGTTAGGCCTGGTCGGGGTACTCGTAGTCGTTTCGATTTTTGTTTTTTTGATTTTAAGAATTTATCTAATTGGTATTCGGGCAAAAGATGCTTTTGGCTCGTTACTATGTATTGGGATTGCAACAATGTTATTAGTCCAAGGATTTATCAATTTAGGCGGTGTAATTGGGCTTTTACCGATTACGGGAGTAACATTCCCTTTTATAAGTTACGGAGGCTCTAGTACGCTTGTATTGACGATTTCGATTGGTTTAGTGCTAAACGTTAGTGCTACTGAGAAAATAAATCAACAAAAAAGAATAGCTGAAAAAAGAAATTAG
- the typA gene encoding translational GTPase TypA, whose amino-acid sequence MKRRTDIRNVAIIAHVDHGKTTLVDELLKQSETLDSHNELAERAMDSGDIEKERGITILAKNTAVDYKGTRINIMDTPGHADFGGEVERIMKMVDGVVLVVDAYEGTMPQTRFVLKKALEQKLTPIVVVNKIDRDAARPAEVVDEVLELFIELGADDDQLEFPVIYASAMNGTSSMSDDKNDQEATMDNVFDTIIEAIPAPIDNSDEPLQFQVSLLDYNDYVGRIGIGRVFRGKIKVGDNVTLTKLDGSTKNFRVTKLFGFFGLSRVEINEAIAGDLIAVSGMEDIFVGETVTPVDHQDPLPVLHIDEPTLQMTFLVNNSPFAGREGKWVTSRKIEERLMSQLHTDVSLRVESTGSPDAWIVSGRGELHLSILIENMRREGYELQVSRPSVILKQFDGKVCEPFELVQIDTPEEYMGSIIESLSQRKGEMQDMQNNGNGQVRLTFLAPARGLIGYSTEFLSMTRGYGIMNHTFDQYLPLAAGKIGGRRNGALVSTETGKTTTYGIMGVEDRGTIFIEPGVEIYEGMIVGENSRENDITVNITKAKQMTNVRSANKDQTNVIKRPRTLSLEESLEFLGDDEYCEVTPESIRLRKQVLNKNEREKSAKKKRLATE is encoded by the coding sequence ATGAAAAGAAGAACTGACATTAGAAACGTTGCAATCATTGCCCACGTTGACCATGGTAAAACGACTCTAGTGGATGAATTGTTAAAACAATCAGAAACATTAGATTCACACAATGAATTAGCAGAAAGAGCAATGGATTCTGGTGATATTGAAAAAGAACGTGGTATCACAATTTTAGCTAAAAACACGGCTGTTGATTATAAAGGCACTCGCATTAACATTATGGATACACCTGGTCACGCGGATTTCGGTGGCGAAGTTGAACGTATCATGAAAATGGTTGATGGAGTTGTTTTAGTTGTTGATGCTTACGAAGGTACAATGCCGCAAACGCGTTTTGTATTGAAAAAAGCCTTAGAACAAAAATTAACACCGATTGTTGTTGTAAATAAAATTGACCGTGATGCAGCTCGTCCTGCAGAAGTTGTTGATGAAGTATTAGAATTATTTATTGAATTAGGTGCAGATGATGATCAATTAGAGTTCCCAGTTATTTACGCTTCAGCGATGAATGGAACTTCAAGCATGTCTGACGATAAAAATGATCAAGAAGCAACAATGGATAATGTTTTTGATACAATTATCGAAGCTATTCCAGCTCCTATTGATAATAGTGACGAACCGTTACAATTCCAAGTATCATTGTTAGACTACAATGACTATGTTGGACGTATCGGAATCGGCCGTGTTTTCCGTGGGAAAATTAAAGTTGGCGATAACGTAACATTAACAAAATTAGATGGATCAACTAAAAATTTCCGTGTAACAAAATTATTTGGTTTCTTCGGACTTTCTCGTGTTGAAATTAATGAAGCTATTGCTGGTGATTTAATCGCAGTATCTGGTATGGAAGATATCTTTGTTGGAGAAACAGTAACACCTGTTGATCATCAAGATCCATTACCAGTTTTACACATTGATGAACCAACTTTACAAATGACTTTCTTAGTAAATAACTCTCCATTCGCAGGACGCGAAGGTAAATGGGTAACATCTCGTAAAATTGAAGAACGTTTAATGTCTCAATTGCACACAGATGTGTCTTTACGTGTTGAAAGTACAGGTTCTCCTGATGCTTGGATCGTATCTGGTCGTGGCGAATTACATTTGTCAATCTTAATTGAAAATATGCGTCGTGAAGGTTATGAATTACAAGTATCACGTCCATCTGTTATCTTGAAACAATTTGATGGAAAAGTTTGTGAGCCTTTTGAATTAGTTCAAATTGACACTCCAGAAGAATATATGGGATCAATCATTGAATCATTAAGCCAACGTAAAGGCGAAATGCAAGATATGCAAAATAACGGAAATGGACAAGTTCGTTTAACGTTCCTTGCTCCTGCTCGTGGATTGATTGGTTACTCAACTGAGTTCCTTTCAATGACTCGTGGTTACGGTATTATGAACCATACATTCGATCAATATTTACCGTTAGCTGCTGGTAAAATTGGCGGACGTCGTAATGGTGCATTAGTTTCAACTGAAACTGGTAAAACAACGACTTACGGAATTATGGGTGTTGAAGACCGTGGAACAATCTTTATCGAACCAGGTGTTGAAATTTATGAAGGAATGATTGTTGGAGAAAACTCTCGTGAAAATGATATTACAGTTAATATCACTAAAGCGAAACAAATGACCAACGTTCGTTCAGCGAATAAAGATCAAACAAATGTCATCAAACGTCCTCGTACGTTATCTCTAGAAGAATCATTAGAATTCTTAGGAGACGATGAGTACTGTGAAGTAACACCAGAAAGCATTCGTTTGCGTAAACAAGTATTAAATAAAAACGAACGTGAAAAATCTGCTAAGAAAAAACGTTTAGCAACTGAATAA
- a CDS encoding pyruvate carboxylase, which translates to MKKILVANRGEIAIRIFRACTELHIDTVAVYAQEDAGSVHRFKADEAYLVGKGKKPIEAYLDIEDMIRIAKYAGADAIHPGYGFLSENLTFARRCQEEGIIFIGPSLHHLDIFGDKIKAKEAAVAAGIQSIPGTNGPVNSLDEVLEFGETHGYPIMVKAALGGGGRGMRVAASKAEAKDSYERAKSEAKAAFGSDEVYVERYISSPKHIEVQILGDTHGNVLHLFERDCSVQRRHQKVVEVAPCVSISTELRHEMCDAAVQLMKHVGYINAGTVEFLLEDDRFYFIEVNPRVQVEHTITEMITGIDIVQSQIKIAMGMDLFKDMHLPQQKDLHMIGAAIQCRITTEDPMNNFLPDTGKIDTYRSPGGFGIRLDAGNGFQGSVVSPFFDSLLVKVCVQGMTFDDAVKKMDRSLKEFRIRGVKTNIPFMQNVISHPIFLSGNAKTTFIDTSPELFIFPKTRDRGNKTMKYIGNITVNGFPGIEKGEKKFLEAARVPSKLILPNEPYVSAKNILDSQGADAVVEWVKNQNQVLLTDTTFRDAHQSLLATRVRTQDFVNIAEETQKGIPQLFSEEIWGGATFDVAYRFLNEDPWERLRKLRRRMPNTLFQMLFRGSNAVGYQNYPDNVIVEFIQQAATNGIDVFRIFDSLNWIPQMEKSIQAVRDTGKIAEAAICYTGDINDPKRAKYTVDYYKEMALELERQGAHIIALKDMAGLLMPQAAYRLISELKATVDVPIHLHTHDTSGNGIFTYASAVKAGVDIVDVAMSAISGATSQPSMSSLYYALVNGDRTPDIEIKNVQQLNHYWEDVRGFYTDFENGISAPQTEVYQHEMPGGQYSNLQQQAKAVGLGEKWEEVKQMYSTVNQMFGDVVKVTPSSKVVGDMALFMIQNGLSEADVYEKGASIDFPDSVIGFFRGDLGQPVGGFPEKLQKIILKDKKAITVRPGSLAKSVDFAAVKKELAEKMGEEPTHEDVLSYIMYPQVFLEYCKMHDQYGDVTLLDTPTFFHGMRHGESVEVRIEKGKTLIIKLIEVGEPDSEGNRILYFELNGQGREVVIKDISIKGTATLRRKAEPTNKEQVGATMPGSVLEVLVEKGERVKAGQPILITEAMKMETTIQANFEGIVDQIYVQNEDIIETGDLLIEIKPR; encoded by the coding sequence ATGAAAAAGATATTAGTAGCTAATCGTGGGGAAATTGCGATTCGAATTTTTAGAGCCTGTACAGAGTTACACATTGATACAGTTGCTGTTTATGCGCAAGAAGACGCGGGTTCTGTGCATCGTTTTAAAGCAGATGAAGCTTATTTGGTGGGAAAAGGAAAGAAACCAATTGAAGCCTACTTAGATATTGAAGACATGATCCGGATTGCAAAATATGCGGGAGCGGATGCGATTCATCCTGGTTATGGTTTTCTATCTGAAAATTTGACCTTTGCTCGTCGTTGTCAAGAAGAAGGGATTATTTTTATTGGTCCTAGCTTGCATCATTTAGATATCTTTGGAGATAAAATTAAAGCAAAAGAAGCGGCTGTTGCAGCCGGTATTCAATCGATTCCTGGTACAAATGGACCTGTAAATAGTTTAGACGAGGTTCTTGAATTTGGAGAAACTCATGGGTATCCAATTATGGTAAAAGCGGCGCTTGGTGGCGGAGGACGTGGCATGCGTGTTGCGGCATCCAAAGCGGAGGCGAAAGATAGTTATGAACGTGCTAAAAGTGAGGCTAAAGCAGCTTTTGGTAGTGATGAAGTTTATGTTGAACGCTATATTTCTAGCCCCAAACATATTGAAGTGCAGATTTTAGGCGATACTCATGGAAATGTACTCCATTTATTTGAGAGAGATTGTTCTGTGCAGCGTCGTCATCAAAAGGTTGTAGAAGTAGCTCCATGTGTGTCTATTTCAACAGAGTTACGCCATGAAATGTGTGACGCAGCTGTTCAATTAATGAAGCATGTAGGCTATATAAATGCTGGGACAGTAGAATTTTTATTAGAGGATGACCGTTTTTATTTTATTGAGGTAAATCCACGTGTTCAAGTAGAGCATACAATTACTGAAATGATTACAGGTATTGATATTGTTCAATCACAAATTAAAATTGCGATGGGAATGGATTTATTTAAAGACATGCATTTGCCACAGCAAAAAGATTTGCATATGATTGGTGCAGCTATTCAATGTCGAATTACAACCGAAGATCCAATGAATAACTTTTTACCAGATACAGGTAAAATTGATACGTATCGTTCACCAGGTGGTTTTGGGATTCGTTTAGATGCGGGTAATGGTTTCCAAGGAAGCGTAGTTTCGCCATTTTTCGATTCGTTGCTAGTTAAAGTTTGTGTGCAAGGAATGACGTTTGATGATGCTGTGAAAAAAATGGATCGTTCGTTGAAAGAATTTAGAATTCGTGGCGTTAAAACGAATATTCCGTTTATGCAAAATGTTATTTCACATCCAATCTTTTTATCAGGTAATGCCAAAACAACTTTTATTGATACATCTCCAGAGTTATTTATTTTCCCTAAAACACGAGATCGTGGCAATAAAACAATGAAATATATTGGCAATATAACGGTCAATGGTTTCCCTGGTATCGAAAAAGGCGAGAAAAAATTCTTAGAGGCAGCGCGAGTACCAAGTAAATTAATTTTACCGAATGAACCATATGTAAGTGCTAAAAATATTTTAGATAGCCAAGGGGCAGACGCCGTTGTTGAATGGGTAAAAAATCAAAACCAAGTTCTTTTAACGGATACAACCTTTAGAGATGCTCACCAAAGTTTATTAGCGACACGTGTGAGAACACAAGATTTTGTGAATATTGCTGAGGAAACACAAAAAGGTATTCCGCAATTATTCTCAGAAGAAATATGGGGTGGAGCAACCTTCGATGTAGCTTATCGTTTCTTAAACGAAGATCCATGGGAAAGATTAAGAAAATTACGCCGTCGGATGCCAAATACGTTATTCCAAATGCTATTTAGAGGGTCGAATGCCGTTGGATACCAAAATTATCCGGACAATGTTATTGTTGAATTTATTCAGCAAGCAGCAACTAATGGAATTGACGTTTTCCGTATATTTGATAGCTTAAACTGGATTCCACAAATGGAAAAAAGTATTCAAGCAGTTCGTGATACTGGAAAAATTGCTGAAGCGGCAATTTGTTATACCGGAGATATTAATGATCCTAAACGAGCGAAATATACAGTGGACTATTACAAAGAAATGGCATTGGAGCTGGAACGTCAAGGAGCCCATATCATTGCCTTGAAAGACATGGCGGGTTTATTAATGCCACAAGCTGCTTATCGCTTAATCAGTGAACTGAAAGCAACTGTGGATGTGCCAATTCATTTGCATACTCATGACACAAGTGGGAATGGTATCTTCACATACGCCTCAGCAGTTAAAGCGGGTGTCGATATTGTCGATGTTGCAATGAGTGCAATTAGTGGAGCGACTAGTCAGCCAAGTATGAGTAGTTTATATTATGCCTTAGTTAATGGTGATCGGACACCTGATATTGAGATTAAAAATGTCCAACAATTAAACCATTACTGGGAAGATGTACGTGGTTTTTATACAGATTTTGAAAATGGAATTAGTGCACCACAAACAGAAGTTTATCAACATGAAATGCCTGGTGGTCAGTATTCTAATCTGCAACAACAAGCAAAAGCTGTTGGGCTAGGTGAGAAGTGGGAAGAAGTTAAACAGATGTATTCAACTGTAAACCAAATGTTTGGCGATGTAGTCAAAGTAACGCCTTCTTCTAAAGTTGTTGGAGATATGGCCTTATTTATGATTCAGAATGGTTTAAGTGAAGCAGATGTTTATGAAAAAGGTGCTTCAATTGATTTCCCAGATTCTGTTATTGGTTTCTTTAGAGGCGATTTAGGTCAACCTGTTGGCGGATTCCCTGAGAAATTACAAAAAATAATCTTAAAAGACAAAAAAGCAATCACTGTTCGTCCTGGTTCATTAGCTAAATCGGTCGATTTTGCAGCTGTGAAAAAAGAATTAGCTGAAAAAATGGGAGAAGAGCCCACTCATGAAGATGTGCTGAGTTACATTATGTACCCTCAAGTATTCTTAGAGTATTGCAAAATGCATGATCAATATGGAGATGTGACCTTACTTGATACGCCAACATTCTTCCATGGAATGCGTCACGGTGAATCTGTGGAAGTTCGAATTGAAAAAGGTAAAACGTTGATTATTAAATTAATCGAAGTAGGCGAACCTGATTCTGAAGGGAATCGTATTTTGTACTTCGAGTTAAATGGTCAAGGGCGTGAAGTTGTGATTAAAGATATTAGTATTAAAGGGACAGCTACTTTACGCAGAAAAGCTGAGCCAACGAATAAAGAGCAAGTTGGAGCAACGATGCCAGGTTCTGTTTTGGAAGTATTAGTAGAAAAAGGCGAGCGTGTTAAAGCAGGGCAACCGATTTTAATCACTGAAGCTATGAAGATGGAAACAACAATTCAAGCTAACTTTGAGGGGATTGTCGATCAAATTTATGTTCAAAATGAAGATATTATTGAAACAGGCGATTTATTGATTGAAATTAAACCTAGATAA
- a CDS encoding YlaN family protein: protein MNEFVQKQTALDILMADAEKIYNLINSQKQHLCLAQCPAFEEVVDTQMYGFSKEVDYAVKIGVLTDTEGHRVLSDLEKNLNDVYTEMYDEKKEQV, encoded by the coding sequence ATGAATGAATTTGTTCAAAAACAGACAGCATTAGATATCTTAATGGCAGATGCTGAAAAAATTTATAATTTAATTAATAGTCAAAAGCAACATCTATGTTTGGCACAATGTCCAGCTTTTGAAGAAGTTGTTGATACTCAAATGTATGGCTTTTCTAAAGAGGTTGACTATGCAGTTAAAATAGGTGTTCTAACAGATACAGAAGGTCATCGCGTTTTAAGCGATTTAGAGAAAAATTTAAACGATGTCTATACTGAAATGTATGATGAAAAGAAAGAACAAGTATAA